One window from the genome of Xiphophorus hellerii strain 12219 chromosome 16, Xiphophorus_hellerii-4.1, whole genome shotgun sequence encodes:
- the kdm8 gene encoding lysine-specific demethylase 8: MASLWTKISATLPPNEEQFPLQFSDKVVLSVVEMLERARQQLYVDTTSASRILTAQIILDYSWERLNMGTWRHVDKEWRRVYSYGCLFKAAAICRGSPSEEEILQAIRTCDMGLLMGAAIMENILQVIVRILQREIRTLAKGGDNHENIEAKKRKIASPHVGLIKDELSVPRIKCPSLESFNANYLLPLKPVILEGIIDHWPALNNHPWSIEYLRSVAGCRTVPVEVGSRYTDEDWSQTLLTVNEFIDKYILNKVQESESDHKAVGYLAQHQLFDQIPELKEDIRIPDYCCLGEGDEDDITVNAWFGPKGTVSPLHQDPQQNFLAQVVGNKYIRLYSPEDTEKLYPHESQLLHNTSQVEVESPDAERFPEFVKAPYLECVLQPGDVLFIPVKYWHYVRSLEISFSVSFWTQMILTTESCFSKFL; the protein is encoded by the exons ATGGCATCTTTGTGGACAAAAATCTCAGCCACCCTGCCTCCTAATGAAGAACAGTTTCCGCTGCAGTTTAGTGATAAAGTGGTGTTAAGCGTGGTGGAGATGCTGGAACGGGCCCGGCAGCAGCTGTACGTCGACACGACGAGCGCCAGCCGAATTCTCACTGCTCAGATCATTTTGGACTATTCATGGGAGAGACTTAACATGGGAACATGGCGCCATGTGGACAAAGAGTGGAGGCGGGTTTACTCGTATGGCTGCCTGTTCAAAGCAGCCGCGATCTGCCGAGGAAGTCCATCAGAGGAGGAGATCTTGCAGGCCATCAGGACATGTGACATGGGTTTGCTGATGGGCGCGGCCATCATGGAAAATATACTTCAGGTCATTGTTCGAATTCTGCAAAGGGAAATAAGGACATTGGCTAAAGGAGGAGATAATCATGAAAACATCGAGGCAAAG AAAAGGAAGATTGCAAGCCCACATGTTGGTCTAATCAAAGACGAGTTGTCAGTTCCCAGAATTAAGTGTCCTTCACTGGAAAGCTTCAATGCAAACTACCTCCTTCCCCTCAAACCAGTGATTTTAGAGGGGATAATTGACCACTGGCCTGCCCTCAACAACCATCCCTGGAG CATCGAGTACCTGAGGTCCGTGGCCGGCTGCCGGACAGTTCCCGTCGAGGTGGGCTCCCGTTATACAGACGAGGACTGGTCACAAACACTGCTTACCGTCAATGAGTTCATcgacaaatacattttgaataaa GTTCAAGAGTCTGAGAGTGATCACAAAGCTGTGGGTTATCTCGCTCAACATCAGCTTTTTGATCAG ATCCCAGAATTAAAGGAAGACATTCGCATCCCGGATTATTGCTGTCTTGGTGAAGGAGATGAAGATGACATCACTGTAAATGCGTGGTTTGGACCCAAGGGTACGGTATCTCCTCTTCACCAAGATCCCCAGCAGAACTTCCTGGCTCAG GTAGTGGGAAACAAATACATACGGCTGTATTCCCCAGAGGACACAGAGAAGCTTTATCCTCACGAATCCCAGCTTCTTCACAACACCAGTCAG GTGGAGGTGGAGAGTCCAGATGCTGAACGCTTCCCTGAGTTTGTGAAGGCACCGTACCTCGAATGTGTCTTGCAGCCTGGAGACGTGCTATTCATCCCTGTCAAATACTGGCACTATGTCCGATCTTTAGAAATCAGCTTCTCCGTCAGCTTCTG GACCCAAATGATTCTGACCACAGAATCCTGCTTTTCAAAATTCCTGTGA